From the Acidimicrobiia bacterium genome, the window CGGCGACCAGTCGAAACTGATCGAGGTGGCCCGTTCGCCGGGTTCATCGCTCCACGGTCCCCATGCGAACAGATCGGGAGGCGGACCGTCTGGGTAGCCGCGTTCGTCCGCATACTCGCGCAGTGCGGCGGTGTCGACGTAGAGGTTGTGAGGGGCAAACCGGCTGGAGATCCGGTAGGTGGCCGGCCGTACTTCACCGATGAGCGAGACGCCGGCCGAGACGATCCGTTTGATCACCCAGTCCTGTGCGCCGCTGATCGTGAAGGTCGCTCCCAATGGTTTCAGGAGGGTCGGGTCCGTCGGGCGGCCAGAGCGCATTGGACCCAGGTAGTCGGAGTCGCTCTGGTGGAAGAGCGCGATGAAGCGCGTCAGGCCGGCTTCGACGAGGAGTTCGTACACGGCGTCGGCATCTTGTATCCCGGATTGCGGGCGAGCGTTCCAGTGATTGTCGATCTTGACCGCGAGAACACGTCGATCGACCAGCGACGGATCGTCCACGGGCAACCCGTTCAGCGGCGCGACGGGTTCCGGCGGCACGGTTGTAGTAGTGGTCGAAGTCGACGTGGTGGTCGGAGCGAGAGTCGTCGTCGTGGTCGCCGGCGTAGTCGGTGCCGGTGAAGGGGCGGCGAGGACCGTGGGGGTCGACTCGGGGGAGGAGCATGCAGCGATCATCGCGATCGCTGCGATCGTCAGCAATGGTCGTCGAAGCACGGGCGGGAGTGTAACCGTGTTGCCCCGACCCCGATCTACGGCCGTTTGATCCGACCGGATCGCCTCGGGGGCCAGTATCGGAAGACGACTACCGGTGCGCGTCGGCCCACATCGACCGGCCCGATGGTGCGGCTGTCGTCGCTCGACCGGTGGCGGGCGTCTCCCAGGACGAATACGTGCCCTTCGGGGACTCTCCATGATCCGTCGGGGCGGGTGTCGCCGGCGGTCCAGGGCTCGTCGAACTCCGTTCCGTCCACCGACACCGTCCCGCTCCGTACCTCGACCGTCTGGCCTCCACAGCCGATCACCCGCTTGATCAGGTGGAACCCGGGGCGTGCCGGATGCTCGAACACGATCACGTCGCCCCGTCTCGGAGGCTTCATCATCGTCACTACGTAGTCACCGTCCAGGAAGAGAGGGCTCATCGATTTTTCCGAGACGGTGAATCGCCGCAGCAACATTGGATGCTCCAGGGTGCCGATATCCGGCGGTCGAGTGTATCGTCAGATTACGAACCCAAACACCGGGAGGTACTCCGTGGGTCTGTTCAAGCCGAGCACAACGGCATACGCACACTGCGATCTCTACTGTGGTGTCTACGACCCCGCCCAGGCGAAGATCGAGGCGATGTCGGTCCTCAAAGTGGCGGAGAAGTATCAGGCTTCCGATGATCCGGTCTTTCGCGACCGTGCGGTCTTCATCAAGGAAGAGCGCGCCGAAGAGGTGAAGCATCACCTGATGGTGTTGTGGGCCGATTTCTTCTCAGCCGACCACCGTGCGGAATTCCCGCAACTCGACGACCT encodes:
- a CDS encoding DUF3048 domain-containing protein, with the protein product MLRRPLLTIAAIAMIAACSSPESTPTVLAAPSPAPTTPATTTTTLAPTTTSTSTTTTTVPPEPVAPLNGLPVDDPSLVDRRVLAVKIDNHWNARPQSGIQDADAVYELLVEAGLTRFIALFHQSDSDYLGPMRSGRPTDPTLLKPLGATFTISGAQDWVIKRIVSAGVSLIGEVRPATYRISSRFAPHNLYVDTAALREYADERGYPDGPPPDLFAWGPWSDEPGERATSISFDWSPGLQVSWEWTGAQYVRYTGGEPQQWIRRDGDPEQLSADTLIVLFARRYTASPSGAGSSVPAMDTVGTGRALVFAGGALREGTWSREAIEEPFALQDEYGGTLTVPPGRPWVSVFPDNRSITWTADE
- the lepB gene encoding signal peptidase I; translation: MLLRRFTVSEKSMSPLFLDGDYVVTMMKPPRRGDVIVFEHPARPGFHLIKRVIGCGGQTVEVRSGTVSVDGTEFDEPWTAGDTRPDGSWRVPEGHVFVLGDARHRSSDDSRTIGPVDVGRRAPVVVFRYWPPRRSGRIKRP
- the sodN gene encoding superoxide dismutase, Ni → MGLFKPSTTAYAHCDLYCGVYDPAQAKIEAMSVLKVAEKYQASDDPVFRDRAVFIKEERAEEVKHHLMVLWADFFSADHRAEFPQLDDLFWQAIHQAGEAKKSMDPEAGRKLISLIDAIAVIFWSTEKAKGMGVYPPA